In Pseudoalteromonas piratica, the genomic stretch TAAAAAACGTGGTGATGGTGCTTATGAAGTAAGACAATTACGAAGAATGCTTAAATCAATAGAGAGTGAGCTAAACACTTATGCATAGTGAATATATCCTAATTATCGTTATTACTTCTTCTTTGATTATTTATTCATTATTTGCAAGACAATTTCATAATTTTAGAATATCTGGCCCCATGTTTATGTTGGCAAGTGGGTTGGTGTATTCGTATTATTCTTATGTTCCAGATCAACTCAATATTCAACTAGCGCCATTTAAGATTTTCATAGAGCTCACCTTAGCACTTATTTTATTCACTGATGCTGCTAAAACAAAACTAGCCGTATTAAAAACGAGTTATCACTATGCACTATTATTACTCCTGTTAGCACTTCCATTCACCTTTATATTTGGCACAGCGTTAGGCACCTGGTTATTTCCTGAGTTATCCATTATTTTTGTTGCATTATTGGCAATTATTTCAACCCCTACAGATGCGGCGCTTAGTAGCAGCTTTATAGATAATGACGCTATTCCTGAAAAAACACGTGAAGCAGTTAATGTAGAAAGTGGATTAAATGATGGCTTAGCTGTTCCAATTTTCCTATTACTTCTAACAACAGCGCTAAATCAACAAGAACCTAGTTTTTATGAAACGCTAGCCGTTACTATAAGAGAAATTGGTATCGCTATCGTAATTGCATTAATAGCCACACCCTTATTTTTTAAATTAGCCATTTATTCAGAAAGTCACCGTTTATACAATCTTGATAGTGAAGCCTTTATTTGTGTTGCAATAGCTGTGGTTATTTATCTCATAACACAATATTTCGGTGGCAGTGGTTTTTTTGCAGCATTTATCGCAGGCCTGTTGTTCGATATAAAATTTAAGAATGCATTTAAACCACAACGAGTTAATAACGCACATGCACTGGCTAATACCTGTGCATTAATTATTTGGTTTATCTTTGCTCATTTTGCATATTTTTATTTACACAGTGGTGTGTCTTTAAATGCCATATTGTTTGCTCTGCTGGCGCTGACAATAATGAGAATGATACCTGTCATTTTATCCTTTATGTTCACAAAGCTTGCGTTTAAACAACGTTTTTTGTTGGCTTGGTATGGCCCAAGAGGTTTAGCTTCCGTCGTTTTTACACTTATTTTGATACAAACCCTTAAAGATGTTCCTAAGGTTGTAATTGACAGTGCAATTTTAACAATAATTTTAAGTGTTATTTTTCATGGTATTAGCGCGAAATCAAATC encodes the following:
- a CDS encoding cation:proton antiporter domain-containing protein, encoding MHSEYILIIVITSSLIIYSLFARQFHNFRISGPMFMLASGLVYSYYSYVPDQLNIQLAPFKIFIELTLALILFTDAAKTKLAVLKTSYHYALLLLLLALPFTFIFGTALGTWLFPELSIIFVALLAIISTPTDAALSSSFIDNDAIPEKTREAVNVESGLNDGLAVPIFLLLLTTALNQQEPSFYETLAVTIREIGIAIVIALIATPLFFKLAIYSESHRLYNLDSEAFICVAIAVVIYLITQYFGGSGFFAAFIAGLLFDIKFKNAFKPQRVNNAHALANTCALIIWFIFAHFAYFYLHSGVSLNAILFALLALTIMRMIPVILSFMFTKLAFKQRFLLAWYGPRGLASVVFTLILIQTLKDVPKVVIDSAILTIILSVIFHGISAKSNQNNS